The sequence below is a genomic window from Desulfofalx alkaliphila DSM 12257.
AGCACGGACAAAAGATAGAGCGCAGTGCCCAGGCAAAGGGACAAAGCCCCATAGATTATGTGGATAAGATTGTGGAAAGTTTTAAGCACCTTTGGGACAAACTGGACGTTGAATATAATGACTTTATTCGCACCACCGAGGACAGACACAAAAGGGTTGTACAAATGGTTATTGAGCAGCTCTACAAACAGGGAGACATATATAAGTCCTCCTATGAAGGATGGTACTGTACCCCCTGTGAAACCTTTTTTACCGAGTACCAATTGGTTGAAGGAAAGTGCCCGGACTGCAACAGGGAGGTTGAGCTGCTCCAGGAAGAAAGCTACTTTTTTAGAATGTCAAAATATGCTGACAGATGGCTAAAATACATTGAGGATAACCCTGATTTTATACAACCAACCTCAAGGCGAAACGAAATGATCTCTTTTGTCAAGCAGGGGCTGGAGGACCTTTGTGTTTCCAGAACAACCTTTGATTGGGGCATTAAGGTGCCCTTTGATCCAAAACATGTTGTATATGTATGGGTTGATGCCCTGACCAACTATATTTCTGCCTTGGGTTACGGCACAGAGGATGACCGCCTCTATCAAAAATATTGGCCGGCCAATGTGCATTTGGTGGGCAAGGATATTGTCCGCTTCCATACCATTATTTGGCCCATAATGTTGATGGCCCTTGATTTGCCCCTGCCCAAAAAGGTAATGGGCCACGGCTGGCTGCTTTTAGACAGCGGCAAAATGTCCAAGTCTAAGGGCAATGTTGTTGACCCCTTGGTATTGATAGAAAAGTACGGGGTGGATGCCATTCGCTACTACCTCTTGCGCGAGTTGCCTTTGGGTTCTGACGGCTATTACTCAGAGGAGGCATTGGCCAAGCGGATTAATGTTGACCTAGCCAATGATTACGGCAACCTCTTATCCCGTACCACACAAATGATCGGCAAGTACCAGCAGGGCCTGTTGCAAAAACCCCAGGCCCCAGGGGACTTGGATGCTGAATTGATTGATTTAGCCGCCCAGACCCCCCAGGCGGTGGAAGATGCCATGGAAAAACTGGAGATTTCCAATGCCCTGGCAAACATTTGGAAGTTGGTGGGTAGGGCCAACAAGTATTTGGAAGAGACCTCTCCCTGGGTCTTGGCCAAGGATGAAAGCCAGGCAGACAGGTTAAACACGGTCTTGTATAACGTCATGGAAGTGATACGTTTTGCCACCGTGATGATCAGCCCCTTTATGCCCAATATCCCGGGAAAAGTTTGGCCCCAGTTGGGAATTGAAGAGAAGCCTGAACTCCACACCTGGGAAAGTTTGAAATGGGGTCAGCTGCCTGGGGGCACAAAGGTGCACAAAGGGGAAGTCTTGTTCCCGCGGATAGACTTAACTAAGATATAGGGGATGTAAGATGAGTTTAATAGACAGTCATGCCCACCTTGACGACCGGCGCTTTGATGATGACCGTGACCGGGTCATCCGGGGGGCATACGAAGGCGGCGTAAAGAAAATAATTAATATTGGCCATGATCTTCCTTCCTCCGGCAGTTCTGTTCAATTGGCAGAAAAATACCCTTTTATCTATGCCACCGTGGGGATACATCCCCACGACGCCAAAAATGTGCCCGGGGATTATTTGCAGCAGCTGGAAGTTTATTTACAGCATCCCAAGGTGTTGGCGGTGGGGGAAATAGGATTAGACTACTATTATGACTTTTCACCAAGGGATAGGCAAAAAGAGGTCTTTGTGGAGCAGTTAAGGCTGGCCGAAAGAAAAAACATGCCGGTGGTAATACACCTGCGGGATGCCTACGGTGACTTTTTGGATATTATGAAGGAAGAAGGACCGCCTGCCGCCGGCGGGGTGATGCATTGTTACTCCGGCAGTTGGGAGCTTGCCCAGGCCTGTTTGAAGATGGGCTTTTACATTTCCTTTGCCGGGCCGGTTACCTTTAAAAATGCAGTGAAATTAAAGGAAGTGGCAAAAAAGGTACCCCTGGAAAGAATGCTGGTTGAAACGGACTGCCCATATTTAACGCCGGTGCCCCATCGGGGAAAAAGAAACCAACCTTTATATGTGCAGTATGTTGCTGAGGAGATTGCCAAGTTAAAGGATCTTTCAGTGGCGGAAGTAAGTAAGGCACTGTTGGATAATACCCTAAAGGTATTTAGAATTTCTGAGGGTGGTGGGGAAGCTGGGCCATAATACCGTCGGTTTGGTAATGGTGTTTACAGGTGACGGAAAGGGAAAGACCACCGCAGCCCTGGGCACCGCTCTGAGGGCCTGGGGCCAGGGTATGAGGGTGTGTGTGCTGCAGTTTATCAAGGGCAACTGGACCACCGGGGAAGAGAAGGCTATTAAATACCTAAATAAAGGTATAGAATTGCGCCGGTTTGGTGCCGGTTTTATAGACTTTAACGATGAAGAATCGGTGGCAAGGCATAAAAAAGATGCCAATGAAGGTTTGGCGGTGGCCCGGTTGGTGATTGAGTCAAGGCAGTATCAAATGGTGATATTGGATGAGATAAATTATGCCGTCAGTTATGGGTTGGTGGACAAGAATGAACTTGTTGATATTGTCAAGAACAAACCCAAAGATGTGCACCTGATCCTAACCGGCCGCAATGCGCCCCAAGAGATAATTGAAATTGCCGACCTGGTTACTAAAATGGATGCGGTTAAACACCCTTACAAGAAAGGCATAGCTGCCCAAAGGGGAATAGAGTATTAATTTAATATGATTGGGCTTTGTTGGTATTTCATTTATGGAAAAAAAGAGGGCCAGGAAAAATTTTCCCGGCCCTAAACTTTTGTGGAAAAAAATGTAATAATTATCGGTGCATAGGCATATATATATTTGAAAAGCCCATGGGTTTAAGCAGGGAGGGGAAATTATCAGTTTTAAGAGAGCAAGGGGCCTTTGGCAGCTTGACGGCCGGCGCTTATTGCTCCTATCGGTGTTGTTGGCAGTTATATTATTAACTAGACAGGGCTTTGGCGGTAAAGAGATAACAATAGAGGCCGACGGCCGGGTGCACCACCTATATACCTTGAGTAAGTCGGTGGAAGGAGCCCTGGCCCAGGCCGGTATAGATGTTAAGGGGCAGGATCTGGTGGAACCGCCGCCGGATTCAACCTTGAATCGCCGGCAAAAGATTAAGGTGGTGCGGGTGCTCCAGGAAAGGGAGATAATTGAAGAGGAGATTCCCTATGAAACGGTACGTCAAAGGGATGACCGTTTAGCTCAAGGTGTAGAGCAGGTTAAGCAGCAGGGAATTAAGGGAGTAAAAAGAAAGGTATTTGAAAGAGTTTACCATGACGGTGTTGAGGTGGCCAGGGAGCTGATAGAAGAAGAGCTAATTAGAAAGGCCCGGCCCCAGATAGTTTCGGTGGGAAATAGGCTTCCCTTGGCGAACAGGTCGCCGGAGGAATCCCGGCAGAATGCCGACACCTTTACCGTTGAAGCCACGGCATATACCTATACAGGCAGAAACACTGCCACCGGCATAGCTCCCCACCGGGGTGTAATAGCCGTTGACCCGCGGGTAATTCCCCTGGGCACTAAGCTCTATGTGGAGGGCTACGGTGAGGGGAAAGCCCTGGACACAGGTGGCTCCATTAAGGGCCACCGCATTGATGTCTTTTTTAACTCCAGGGAAGAGGCAATTAAGTGGGGTAGAAGGTCTGTGCAGGTGAAAATTATTGAATAATAGGTAATAAAATGGCAGACTCCCCCGCCTCCTGTTGTTGGGATGCGGTATTTGTTGTTAATTTTTGGCAGGAGACGGCCCCCTTATGTAGAACTACTTACCACATAGGAGGGGTGTGTATGGGTTGGGCAACGATTGACTGGCCTCCGAGAAATGGACATCCATTGAAACCAAAGTCAAAACTGAGAAAGAGGTTTATTAAAAGAATGGCTATTGTGCTGGTGGGCTTATTTTTTTTGCTGGCGGCACTCTATTACACCTTTTTAGTATATGGCCATGTGGAATGGCCTTACCCGGCTAATATGATTCAAAAGGAGCTAGCTGAAATAAAAAACAATTGGCCACTTAACCATAAGTGGACGGCACCCACCTGGATACGGGAAATTCTGCCAGGGGACGGGGGACAATTTTGACCAAGGCCGGGTGGTGACATGGGAGCGGGCGACTCTTGCCCGCTTTTTTTGTTTTTAGTATGTAAAAAAAGTTAACCTAAGCAGTTTAAGGGGTTATAATAGTATTAAATACTACATGGAAGAGAGGTTTACAGTGGGAGAGCTGACTTCACCCAAAAAAGTAAGGGAAATTTTAAGCCGCTATCACTTTAAAACCCGTAAAAGTTT
It includes:
- the metG gene encoding methionine--tRNA ligase; translation: MNKKRFYITTPIYYPSDKLHIGHAYTTVAADSIARFKKITGHDVYFLTGSDEHGQKIERSAQAKGQSPIDYVDKIVESFKHLWDKLDVEYNDFIRTTEDRHKRVVQMVIEQLYKQGDIYKSSYEGWYCTPCETFFTEYQLVEGKCPDCNREVELLQEESYFFRMSKYADRWLKYIEDNPDFIQPTSRRNEMISFVKQGLEDLCVSRTTFDWGIKVPFDPKHVVYVWVDALTNYISALGYGTEDDRLYQKYWPANVHLVGKDIVRFHTIIWPIMLMALDLPLPKKVMGHGWLLLDSGKMSKSKGNVVDPLVLIEKYGVDAIRYYLLRELPLGSDGYYSEEALAKRINVDLANDYGNLLSRTTQMIGKYQQGLLQKPQAPGDLDAELIDLAAQTPQAVEDAMEKLEISNALANIWKLVGRANKYLEETSPWVLAKDESQADRLNTVLYNVMEVIRFATVMISPFMPNIPGKVWPQLGIEEKPELHTWESLKWGQLPGGTKVHKGEVLFPRIDLTKI
- a CDS encoding TatD family hydrolase, producing the protein MSLIDSHAHLDDRRFDDDRDRVIRGAYEGGVKKIINIGHDLPSSGSSVQLAEKYPFIYATVGIHPHDAKNVPGDYLQQLEVYLQHPKVLAVGEIGLDYYYDFSPRDRQKEVFVEQLRLAERKNMPVVIHLRDAYGDFLDIMKEEGPPAAGGVMHCYSGSWELAQACLKMGFYISFAGPVTFKNAVKLKEVAKKVPLERMLVETDCPYLTPVPHRGKRNQPLYVQYVAEEIAKLKDLSVAEVSKALLDNTLKVFRISEGGGEAGP
- the cobO gene encoding cob(I)yrinic acid a,c-diamide adenosyltransferase is translated as MGKLGHNTVGLVMVFTGDGKGKTTAALGTALRAWGQGMRVCVLQFIKGNWTTGEEKAIKYLNKGIELRRFGAGFIDFNDEESVARHKKDANEGLAVARLVIESRQYQMVILDEINYAVSYGLVDKNELVDIVKNKPKDVHLILTGRNAPQEIIEIADLVTKMDAVKHPYKKGIAAQRGIEY
- a CDS encoding 3D domain-containing protein produces the protein MAVILLTRQGFGGKEITIEADGRVHHLYTLSKSVEGALAQAGIDVKGQDLVEPPPDSTLNRRQKIKVVRVLQEREIIEEEIPYETVRQRDDRLAQGVEQVKQQGIKGVKRKVFERVYHDGVEVARELIEEELIRKARPQIVSVGNRLPLANRSPEESRQNADTFTVEATAYTYTGRNTATGIAPHRGVIAVDPRVIPLGTKLYVEGYGEGKALDTGGSIKGHRIDVFFNSREEAIKWGRRSVQVKIIE